The segment TAATACCAAAACTAACGGCCTAACAGCAGCGGCTGCTCTGATATATCCGCACCAAGAGGTAAGGGCATCGTTCAAATCGGTTGTAGAGATGTTCGCTTTTCCCAAATGATCAACGGTTCCTCTGTTATTCAGAAGCATCTCCGGTTCAATATTGCAATGCTGGGCAATAGTTCTCACCAACAGTTCCAGGCCGTCATCATCTGGCAAAACCCTGCTTTGTATGATTCGAGGGGTGGTTACAGATCCAATGAAGGTCTCCACGAACTTTTCGGTCTCGCCCAGTAGTGTAACGATGTGGGGCTTGCTCCATTTCACGGCTCGATCCATCAGGGTCTGTATCAGACTTAATTCCTCGAGATACTCTGCTTCGATGTGCGCGTTGATACTGTTGACTTCGTAACTATCGGCGGTGGGGTCTGCAGCAAAGTTATAGGATTGGCCGAGAATTTCACGTATTCCGGCAGAAACAAAGACGGAGTTGTCTGTCGCTTCAGATAAGATTTTTTGACCCTCGTCAATCAAGGTGCCGTGCAAAACTGGAAAAACAGAACGATAATCAGATTTGACAAGAACGCTTCCATGAGCAAGGGAGATCTTCAAGTCAACGTCGTTGGCAAACCAGTCACGCACTGTGAGTGCGGCGGACACTGCCTTTTCGACCTGGCGGTCGCAGTCGGGAAACATCACCACGGAAACTGAGCCAACACATGCAGCCAACGTGCCACCGAAGTCTTCGAAGCAAGTCTGTATCACTTCGCTCACCGTTGCTAGTGTTGAGTCCTTCTTGGCAGGGTCGGCATTGATTGGACCCGTGGGTAGACGGACTTGAACAGTTGCGATAGTCAGACGTGCACGCCGGGACGAAGGATGTTTCGAAGGCGGAACCGGAGCGTTCAAAGCGTCGTGTTCGAGCGTGTGGTGAAGTGCGCTGACGGATGTCAAGTTGTTGGCGGCCAGTGTAGGCTCGTGGTTAAGAATTGACTGCTGAAGCTCTTGCAAAGCCGGTCCCGGTTCCAATCCCAGGTTGTCGACGAGGGAGACCCGGAGCCTCCCATAAGCGGCTAACGCGTCCGCATGTCGCCCGCTCCTGTATAGCGCGAGCATCAACTGACTGCACAATCTCTCTCGCAGTGGTTCAGCTTCTACGAGCGAAGACAGCTCGATCAACACTGTTTGGTGGCGACCACAAGCAAGTTCAGCATCGAAATAGTCTTCGAGTGCACTTAGTTTGAGATTTTCGACACTTGATAACTCGGGCCATGAAATTCCGCTTTCTACCAGATCGGACAGAGCGTTTCCACGCCACAATCTAAGCGCGGCTCTGAGTTCGCCAGCGGCCACTTCGGGTGTCGAGTCTGCGGCACGAGCCCGTTCTATTCGGTCCTGAAACTGAGTGAGATCCAATAGTTCGGGGTCCACTCTCAGCACGTATCCTGGTTCTTGTGTGGTTAGTTGAATATCGTCTCCTTCCTTCATTGTCGCTAGTGATCGTCTTAGACTCCAGACAGCGTTTTGTAGCATCTTTCGGGCCGAAGCAGGGGGGTCTTCGGTCGGCCATAGCGCTGCCACCAGCTGGCTGGTAGGGACCACT is part of the Rhodococcus sp. SBT000017 genome and harbors:
- a CDS encoding AfsR/SARP family transcriptional regulator, translated to MEFRLLGPLEVICNGRPIALGGIKQRATLGFLLLNANQVVPTSQLVAALWPTEDPPASARKMLQNAVWSLRRSLATMKEGDDIQLTTQEPGYVLRVDPELLDLTQFQDRIERARAADSTPEVAAGELRAALRLWRGNALSDLVESGISWPELSSVENLKLSALEDYFDAELACGRHQTVLIELSSLVEAEPLRERLCSQLMLALYRSGRHADALAAYGRLRVSLVDNLGLEPGPALQELQQSILNHEPTLAANNLTSVSALHHTLEHDALNAPVPPSKHPSSRRARLTIATVQVRLPTGPINADPAKKDSTLATVSEVIQTCFEDFGGTLAACVGSVSVVMFPDCDRQVEKAVSAALTVRDWFANDVDLKISLAHGSVLVKSDYRSVFPVLHGTLIDEGQKILSEATDNSVFVSAGIREILGQSYNFAADPTADSYEVNSINAHIEAEYLEELSLIQTLMDRAVKWSKPHIVTLLGETEKFVETFIGSVTTPRIIQSRVLPDDDGLELLVRTIAQHCNIEPEMLLNNRGTVDHLGKANISTTDLNDALTSWCGYIRAAAAVRPLVLVLRDLHLAKPEVRNAVQSLADPNYPLPLVVVVSAHHDLLRFSPNWGIGNPHSTSIKIDDTPENTSNYLRKKVTSTISEYISDVPSMGVHRPELPQSSFYSDFIDNPDSMNVSA